Below is a genomic region from Osmia bicornis bicornis chromosome 3, iOsmBic2.1, whole genome shotgun sequence.
ACTAGTCGTAAACGACATTAAAGGAACCATCGTAGCTAAacgattaaaaaaataaacagtttCGCGTTTCGATGCAGAGCAACCGAACGAGTTGGATTACGAGTTGTGAAGAACTTTATTGAAAGCGTTGTAGGATGTTTCCAAATCAAAGATCAATTGTCTCACTTGGGTGTCGGATAATTCGTCGGAAGCCGACATGTTATTTAGAATCTGTAGCCATTCCGCAACCTTTTCTTTGCCGTCGAAATCGCTTGGCAATATGCTAAGACGATTCATAGTGTCCATCAGGTCTCTTAAATCGGGATGTAGCTGATCCATGGCTTTGATTTCAAGCCGCAGCTTGTCCATTAACGTAATAAACAGAGACACGATGTCCGCGATACATTTCGACGTATTTCCCTTATCGTCCTTTATGGTAATTGGTCTGTCCTCTTTGATCCTTTCCAGAGCAGCTGGACAATCCAGTCTAAATGCTCTGGCAAACGCATCTATGGTAGGAAACTGATCGCTTTGCACCTAAATAAGAAGAATTACAGATAAATGAacataatattcttttactgttaCTGTACAAGATTTTTAACTAACTGTAGAAATACCTGTTTGAAAGCAGCTCTGTACTGTACCAACAGTTTGCTGCAAGCAGCAGTATATTCTTTAGGGGTCACGCAATCCCTGATGTAAGCCTTTTCCAAATGCTGCAAAGTATTTACAAGTGCATACAGATCTGCTTGGTTATCatatttctctctttccctggcatttttatacaatttcaCTTCTTCGTAAAGCTCGGGTCGGTCCTGAGCTATTGACattattatctgtaaaagaAATGTTATAAATTTGAGATAACGAGGAAAACGATTGACAAGAAAGCGAGGTTAGGTTATGTACATCGATGACAGTAACGATCTAGTATCTCGtaggaaaaataaaactaGATTAACAGGATGCAAATATGAACTATTGAAAGAAATCATTATGTTTTACGCGCGCTAATGACGTACGtttaaaaagaattagatATCGAACGATAAAATGACAAACACCGAAGGAGAATGAACGATACGAACGGATATCACGAATATCCATTTTGATTTACTGCCTTACCTTTGAGTCACTTGTAATTTCGGTAGACagttgaaaattaaatgaagaGTCGCATTAAGATTGGCGTCGCATTAAAAACTAATAATTCTCAGGTATGCAAACAAAACCTTTGTGACACTTTACATACAGTCATATACAGTGGAATGTATCGGATAAAAAATTTAGCCACCTAGAGGTAACGTTGCTAACTCCAGTGGTACACATTCTCTTACCTTATACAATCTGAAATACCGACGTCTTTAGTCATTTCGTTGGATATTGAACGATGAAACTaactgaaaaaattcaaaaaattaaggGACAGGGTTTgcaaatattaaacaaaaattttgtttgtaaaataatctatttaacccaatatatataatatatacatataacagaCTATAAAATCACAACTAAAGTTATAAGAACTATAAAGTAACGTTTccctattttatttcttctgtTCACGATTGcgttatttctatttaatgcACGAATAAATTTTGCTACGATAAATTAGTCGATAAATAGCTTTTCAATAACATTAGGCTTATTGCTTCGATCTGTGCAATATGATATCATTCTATTTGCATCTGTACACGGACAACAAAACTCTTTAACGATCCTTAACGATTCTTTAACATCATTCACGTTGATAtcatttaattcaatatttttcttgttaTCAGGTACAACACGTATATAAGTTACATGTACGATTAATTTGTTTTCATCCAAAATTTCCCACGGTGGAAAAATTTGTACCATACCCAtcgattttatttcaactttaCCCACTATATTAGGAATCGTCatgattttgataaatttcgaAGAATTATTTCTCCCTTTAGGAGACAGCAATTCGAATGAATCTTCCATCACAATTCCTTCTAGGAATTGTCTGCTGAAACGTGTTATGCAGGCATGTACGCAAACAGTAACGCACGGTACAGAAATGTTATCTTTATCCATTTGTTTCATTTGATATCTCCACACACGTACGAACGATACCTGTCTGTTGATCGTCAGTTGCAATTTTTCCGACAAACTTCCCCTGTAACGTAAAGCGAAGTATATTAACACTATACTTTTAGCAAAAACAATCGGTTAAATCTAAATAAGACTACCTTTTCggttttttcctctttttccccGAATCTAaaagatttaattttacagATAAGTCTGGGTATGTTTTTCCCGGCGACGTATCTGTACTAATAACAATTCCACTTTGAATCGACTTAACATCCGCCAGATCGTTAACTTGCGTCGATACTTGGGAAATTTTTTGGGAAGGCTGTAGATCGTTACGTTTATTAGGGAGCATACATCGAAGCTTCTCTCCTTTTTCAAAATACGTTTGATCAGAGTCTTTGGTAGATATTTGCGAGCTCAGAGAATCAGCTTTGGAAATTAAATAGGAAATGCGTTTTGGGCCACGATTAGAGTTTTTAGTAATAGATTCTACATCTTGCATATCCGTGTCTTCTATCAGTTCGCTAAGATCCTTATCGGTTTCGCTGCTGGTATTTACAATGTTGTTACAATTATCGTCGTTCGATTTGCTAGATTCTGTTTCAACTTTCTCGCTATCTCTTGGGCTATCTTCAATACGTAATTTCGAGTTTGAATCTACTGAAGCAAGTTCCAGAAAGTCCTCTGAAATTCTTAAATCCTTACTTGTAGAAGATTTGAGATCATCATTGTTGAAACTGTTTTCTAACTTTCTTATCAAACTCTGTTGTTTCTGAGTAGACATAATTTTAAATCCGGTTTCCAGATGTTGATCATTCTCTAAATTATGGGCTACCACAGAATTCATATTTGAATCTATGTAGTTACTTTGCATCTCTGCTTTCTTTTTGTTAGAATAGTAACAGTTCTCAACTAGAACAGGAGATTCTTTCCCCTTATTAATGGAAGCATTTCTTATATTTGTTTCCATAtgtttattttgaatttgtaCCAATACTTTTCTTTGCGAAGTTTCACCTGTACATTTTCTTCGTCTCTTTTTGTAACCATAAAAGTTTTTGTCAAGTATAGGAGATGTATTTGCTTGGGATGTTTCTAAACGAGCTGTGGTTGTTGGAGAATGAAATAAGTTCTCTCTAACGTTTTCCCTCCAATTGTTACCATCAATTTTCATACGCTTATTATGTTCAACAAAAGGActagaaatttcttttctatctGTATTTTGCAGCTTATTCGAATGCACTCGAACATCGTTTTCTATCACAGTATCCTTCAAActacttttctttcttactcGTTTGCGTCGTTTGCCGAAAACAGGAGAAGTTTCCGCGCGTTTGACCGCAGACGAACCCAAAGTAGGCGATAATTGGAGTAGGTTTTCCGAATTGAAAATGGACTCTTCGTGAGATTCGATCCATTTACGGACAAAATCGATCTTTCCCGTGCATGGTATATTTgccacatttttatttatcaacaATGTACCATCTTTTTGCCCCTGGAATTCCTTAACCGTATCTAAGGTTAGAATCGACTGTCCGAAGTTTAGTTTTCTTACATAAATTGGTTTCTCCGATTCGTAACTCTTTTGTTGTTCAGTGCTCTGCACTTTTCTGTCTTTCCCATTTGACATTTTGACGAtagtaaaaaaaatagatCAATGTTCCCTCATCTTTCATCGTGACATCTTTCAATTCATTACACGTGTACACTTAGGGCCGCCATGTTTGCATCGCCATGGAAACCAGGACGGATCGTGGAAAGAAAGACCTATTCGTGCTCCCTaagaaatcatattttatacaaattctCTGTGTAAAATGGAATTTATGGACCTCATTGCAAAGTTAACTTTGTACGTGTAGaagcaaaaaaagaaatgctTGTTCAAACATGATGTAGGTAAATCGTTAAAGTGGAGACATAAACTTCCCCACTTTGTTACTAAGTCGCTGAGTACAGCGCATTTCAGCGGGAATAAACGAATTCAAACACAAGCGACAAGTTTTCTATGCTGGATGGTagaattttatcttttaaacgaattaatttgtttaaacaaacATGACACGTGGAGATAACTAATTATTGTCACTATTCAAACTGAAAAGAGCTTCGAACCTTATTTCTCCTTAATAAATAAGAAGTTGgcgaaaggaaaagaagagaaaaggattCGCGAGGCATTGCATAAATCTAAATCGGCGTTAAAGGTCCGGTTGGTGTACACGCTATACAATTACCGGGCGGCGAGTGTCGAGGAACCCCCTTTTATATTAATAGTCGAGATAGTAGTCGAGCATGCAGCGTGATAGGAGAATGGCGATCGAGAGGGGTCGGAGGGTAAGGGAGAGTCCCAGAGGATCGTGGAGGGAACCGTGTACGAGACTTTGGGCGAGAGGGACCGAGAGAGAGAATAGCGAAGCGGTACGCTAGAAGAACGAGGACCGGGATAGTGAGTAACAGAGAGAGAGGGTTCAAGGGGGACGTTCGAAACGAATAGATAGGAGGATGGGATATACCGTGGACGGACCCCTTGTATCCACGATTGCTTCAGTTTCAGTTCGCGATAGAGGCTACTCGTTTCTTCCAGTAGCGGTTGTCGGTCTGTTCCTCGACGAGGGAAAGCGTGTAAACGGTGCAGGGAAGGGGATGAGAAGGAGACGGTACACGAGAGTAACGGACTAAGGGGGAAGAAAGGCGACGAGAATAAGGCGGGAAATTTCGTAAACGTGGAAATACGACGATTCGAAGAGAAACGTTAAACAGAGTGGGGAGGGGGGCGAGAGGGTTAAGCGAAAGAGGGAGCGAAGGTGAACGCGCGATCCACGAGGGGCAAAGAATGACACGCGAAGCGTGAAAGCATGAAAGGATTGGATCAAGGATCGAAAGATACGAATGATTCGAATGATTCGAATGGCGGTGCGATCGTAACCGGGTGTCCGGTGACCGATGAACGTGGGAGCTGAGATTTGGTCCACCTTGCAATCAGAGAGACAAGGGAacgtttctttctcttccgAAAGACACAAAAGATTGGAGTGATTTAATCGTTGAAAAATGTCGATAGCTCGTAACGAAACTGATGTCCGAGACGTAAGGTGTAGCAAGTGTTTCTATCGTGGCACTGTCCACACGTTTCTACGTTTGCCGGTGTCGTCAATTTGAATCCAGAGAGGCATCAGAAACGATATCCAAGTATAACATCCGTGGAAGTTGTCTTCTTCGATCGGTAAGATTTTCCAAACGAGCCAATTATTTTGCGAAAGGGTTAGAAAGTATAGAAAAGGGTTGGAGGTAGAGATGATTTCGGAAGTTTAGACTTGCAAGAACGATAAAACGAAAGGCAACGCAACTAAGGCAAGGCAAGGCAACGCGAATCAAGCTGCAGGCAGGGGGAATCGAGTGAGCGCATCGATCGATAACGAGACGAGAATTTTTATCGCGTCAACGAGTAAATTAAAGATCGAGATTGTTTGCGAGTAAAGCGCAAAGGCTGAACAGTAAAATCGTGTCGAGGACTAGGAAATGCAAATACGGCTAAGTTTGGAAGagcaaaaaaagaacaaatcCGAGTGACGAAGTTGTTTTGATTGTTATGGAAAAATTTAGTCAGCAGTTCCTGTCAGGAGTGCCATAAATCGAGTTGTTTAATTATCTGGTAACGAAGGCGGAATCACGCAACGCAACCGTTGCAACCTTATCTCTGCATTTTCGTGTAATATCTCGCAATTCGAtgttgtaaaaatataaattatttacggACCGATTGAGTTTGGAGGTTAATGAAATTTGCGAAGCGAGATAATTTAATCGGCGATGCGATAGGAGCGATTTTTCCATGAATCTGGCCGAACGGATTCGTTGCTCCGAATTACGTAACGTTTGATCGGTTCGAACAAAATTGCAGCAAATACGTTTATCTGATGGTAGTTTTGGCGAAGGGGGCGAATGGGGGCGAAAACGAGGGAGGACGACGAGGGATGGGCGGGAGGGCGAAGAGGTAAAGGGGGAGGATGGGCTTCGTCTGCTCTGGCCCGAATAAGAGGAAGCAACGGGACGGCGTGCGAAGCGGGATGACGTTGTTTGCACTCGTGACGTCACTCGCAACGAGCGACAAGAGACAGAGGCAGCGGCAGAGGCAGAGGCGACGGGAGGCTGTAGAATGCAAGCGCGTGCGTCACGTGGACCGGAATCCTGGATCTAGTATCGGCGATTGCCGTATCGGGGGGGGTTCGAGAGGTGAACGCGGACTGTTTGAACGGGTCCGCCACGCCGAACCCGTGGTCGCGATCGCGACGAACACGAGGGCGTTCGATTCGAAAGAAACGAGGAGGAATCGGAAACGCGGATGTCGTGACGATTTCAATTTGTACGCACGCCAGACGACGCGATGGAAAGAAGCTCGAGGCAAAACCAAGGCCGACATTTCTGCGGGCCATTCTGTCCGAGTGTCGCGTGGACGGACAAATTGCCAAGGCGGGAACGTCTTGGCCAGTTTCCGGCGTTTTCTCGTGCGGTTTACGGCACGCTGCTGCGTCgagtcgcgtcgcgtcgcgtcgcgtcgagtACGAGAACAACGAGATTCACATTCCGTTCTCGTTGCGACATCGAATCATGCGAGCGCATCGCTTTTCCTAGCTTCGTTGCGATCTCCTTTGCTTCTGTTCGTTTTGGCCGAGTCGTCATAAGATTTAAGAGAaagaaaggtgtttgagaaGAAAGATTCGATGGAATTTGGTTTGTCGGTCGGTTTGCAGCAAAGTAACGAGAGGAGGTTGGAGATCGGAGGTTGCCGGCTGGCGGATCACGGTGAGGCAGTGGCGTCGTCGGTGGCTGCGGTGGCTGCGGCTGCGGCTGCGGAGAGGCGGAGGGACGCCGTCGAAGAGGATGCTCGGGAGGATCGGAAGAGAGGAGGTGTTCTCCGGCAATGGCTGATCGCGGTCGGCGCTATGATCGCGGCATATAAGAACGCGCGAAGACGTGCGTTCGCCGCGCTTTACGCGATTCCGAATTCGAAGCAGAAACCGTTCGGTTGGTCGTGTCGTCACGGGACGTATCCGCTCCGCGTTGAGCAGACTATCGCGAGACCGAGATCGCGGGACAAGCAGCGACGACCGATCGAATCGTTCGTTTCGATCGCTCTCGCGGCACGCGTTTCTCTATCGAACATTTAGCCaggaatttatttttatctcgtCGTACGAATCGTTTAGTTTTCGCGTGGGAAACTCGAATTAGAAGCGTTTCGTGGAATTAGATTAGAAGTATCGAGGGATTGggagaagaaaagagaggCAGGGAATCGGTACGGGGGTGTCGGAGAAGGAAACGGCGTGGATGCCCTCGAGGACGGATCGCCGCGGCGGTCATGCGGCGTGATTCGAGGGTGTGTAAAAGTCGCGTTACCGTCGAGACGCGGAGGATCGTCGATGCGGAGGCGGAGGTGTCGGTGTCGGTGTGGATATCGGTGTCGTTGATACGCGGTGAAGCATCAGCCCCGGAAACATGAGCTCGATCGACTTTGACGAGGTGTTGGTGCACGTGGGAGAGAAGGGAAAATATCAGAACATCATGTACTACCTTCTTTGCATCCCGGCAACTCTACCAGCCGCCTTTTTGGCCTTTTCGCAAGTGAGTGCTATCTACAAAGATTCCTTCTCGATCTCGCGTAGGAGATCGGCCGTAGACCGGGAACACTGGTTCAGAATAGAAACGTATGGCGCGTGTACGCGCGATTAATTGACCGACAGGTGTTTGTGAGCGCGTCGCCGGATCATTGGTGCAGGGTACCGGAACTGGAGAATCTGACCGATCTGATGACGCTGAACGAGAGGAAGGCCCTGTCTTTGCCGTACACCGAGAAATCGGACGGCAAGGTGAAGTACTCGAAATGCAAGATGTACAACGTCAATTACACGTCCATCGTCGATTCGTGGCTGAGCGATGCGATGCTGGAGAACGCGACGGAGGGTAGCCGCGACGTAAGGCATCCGTCGAGGGACAGGTTACCACCGCCACCGGTCGGTAATCCCGACTGGCCGGTCATCGGCTGTCAACACGGCTGGATCTACGACACCCGGGACTACGACAGCACCCTGGTCACCGAGGTAAACTCGACTTTATCTCTTTCACTCGACATGCGACACCGCAAAACGGAATCTTTCCGGTTACTCGAAACCGTTTCTCGAGAAAGGGAAAAACGTTGCCATCCGAGTAGGTCGACTTTGACGTCGTTTACGGGGACGAGAAGGAGCGGGACTCGGCGCCATTTGCATAATTCTCCTACGCGTTAATCAGTCTCTCGATGAATTTCGCTCGCGTTCAAACGAGCCAGCTAACTCGCTTCGGCCAAGCGACTCGTGTTTCACGGGGTAATTCGCCTTGGCCTTTGTGCCTTAACCGCGGCGCACCGTGGCGCTCGATCGCTCGGTCCCGTTCGCGGAACCGAGACCGCGCGTCCCCGATCGACTACTCTTTCCGCTTGCTAATCTCATTTTTCTAGCGAAAGCTCGCGCGCCGGATGTCCCGTTCGAATTCGACTATTGGTTCCGCGTAGCTCGATTAAATGGAAACGCGTCCCCCGTTCGAACGACCTACCGCGAGTCCGGAAGAGCGCGTTCCAGGAAGCTCGATGGAAACTCCCGGGACTACTCGTTCGAGAAACGAAGAAGCGTCGTCGGTCACGCGGTAGTTTCTCGCTTGCGAGTGGTCGATTAACGCGTTATTAAATTGCCGCAATTAGACAGCAGTGATGGCGAGTGGTTGCCGCAACGAGAATCGTAACATTCGGGGTCGAGGATCTAGGTGCGAGTTGGCTCGGTTACATTCTCTATTCTCCTCTATTCAACTCGATTCTACGCGTCGGACGGAAATAGCCGCGAGTTACGCGGTCGCGCGTGCCGTTTTCTATTCCGCTACGAGGGAATTTGAGGGAATTTGAGGGATCAGGTGAAAGAGACGAGGGAGCGACCGATAGCG
It encodes:
- the LOC114872683 gene encoding uncharacterized protein LOC114872683 isoform X2, whose translation is MSNGKDRKVQSTEQQKSYESEKPIYVRKLNFGQSILTLDTVKEFQGQKDGTLLINKNVANIPCTGKIDFVRKWIESHEESIFNSENLLQLSPTLGSSAVKRAETSPVFGKRRKRVRKKSSLKDTVIENDVRVHSNKLQNTDRKEISSPFVEHNKRMKIDGNNWRENVRENLFHSPTTTARLETSQANTSPILDKNFYGYKKRRRKCTGETSQRKVLVQIQNKHMETNIRNASINKGKESPVLVENCYYSNKKKAEMQSNYIDSNMNSVVAHNLENDQHLETGFKIMSTQKQQSLIRKLENSFNNDDLKSSTSKDLRISEDFLELASVDSNSKLRIEDSPRDSEKVETESSKSNDDNCNNIVNTSSETDKDLSELIEDTDMQDVESITKNSNRGPKRISYLISKADSLSSQISTKDSDQTYFEKGEKLRCMLPNKRNDLQPSQKISQVSTQVNDLADVKSIQSGIVISTDTSPGKTYPDLSVKLNLLDSGKKRKKPKRGSLSEKLQLTINRQVSFVRVWRYQMKQMDKDNISVPCVTVCVHACITRFSRQFLEGIVMEDSFELLSPKGRNNSSKFIKIMTIPNIVGKIIMSIAQDRPELYEEVKLYKNAREREKYDNQADLYALVNTLQHLEKAYIRDCVTPKEYTAACSKLLVQYRAAFKQVQSDQFPTIDAFARAFRLDCPAALERIKEDRPITIKDDKGNTSKCIADIVSLFITLMDKLRLEIKAMDQLHPDLRDLMDTMNRLSILPSDFDGKEKVAEWLQILNNMSASDELSDTQVRQLIFDLETSYNAFNKVLHNS
- the LOC114872683 gene encoding vacuolar protein sorting-associated protein 28 homolog isoform X1; amino-acid sequence: MSIAQDRPELYEEVKLYKNAREREKYDNQADLYALVNTLQHLEKAYIRDCVTPKEYTAACSKLLVQYRAAFKQVQSDQFPTIDAFARAFRLDCPAALERIKEDRPITIKDDKGNTSKCIADIVSLFITLMDKLRLEIKAMDQLHPDLRDLMDTMNRLSILPSDFDGKEKVAEWLQILNNMSASDELSDTQVRQLIFDLETSYNAFNKVLHNS